AGTGCGCAATTTGCGAGAGAACGCCCGCTACTCGCCGGCGCGCGGCAAGCGCAAGATTTACATCATCGACGAAGTGCACATGCTGACCGAGCCGGCGTTCAATGCGCTGCTCAAAACGCTCGAAGAACCGCCGCCGCATGTGCTGTTTATTTTTGCGACGACGGAAGTTCACAAAGTTCCGGCGACCATTCTCTCGCGCTGCCAGCGTTTCGATTTCCGCCGCGTGCCCTTGCCGGAAATCGTCGAACAGCTCCGCAACATTTGCGCGAAAGAGGGCGTCAAAATTGACGACGCCTCCTTACTGCTCCTCGCCAAAAAAGCCGAGGGCAGCATGCGCGACAGCCAGAGCCTGCTCGATCAAGTCATCGCCTATTGCGGCCGGCAGGTGAAAAGCGAGGAAGTCGCTCAGCTCTTCGGCCTCATCGATCAGGAGATTTTTTTTGCGTGCACCGAGGCGATGGCGCAGCGGGACACGAGCAAAGGCCTGGCACTCAGCGAGAAAATTTATACGTCGGGCTATCACCTCGGCGAATTTCTCGACCGGCTTGCCGAACATTTCAGCAACATTTTGACGACACGCGTGACGAGCAGCACAACGCATTTGTTCGGGCTTGACGGATATGTCGAACGTTACAAGCAGGCCGCTGCACAGTTTTCCGAGCTGGAGATCATGCGCGGCATTCAGTTGATCACCGACACGCAGCTCAAGCTCAGTCGCGTCAACAATCCGCGCGTCATGCTGGAAATGCTGCTGCTGGAACTGATTCAACCACCGGCCGCCGGCACGGAAGACGCCGCGGCGCCGGTTAATGAGACGTTAAAAAAAAAGCCCCAGCGAAATAGCGTCGAACTGCCGCCGGCTGCGGCTGAACCGGGCGTGAGTGTGATTCCGCAAATTGCCCCGATGGCAATGGCTGCGGTTTCGAATGCCGGCGGTCAAGCCTCGCCAGCGCGGCCGCGTGTCAGTTTGTTCGATTTGATGTCCTCAGCGCACAAAGTGCCGGTTTTGCAAGCGAAAGAAGCACCGCTACCGCCGAATACGAACGTCACCGATGAAAAGGAGGCGCTGCAAAAAATTCAGCAAAGCTGGCGGCGTGTGATTGAGCAAGTGACGACACAGAGAATTTCTCTTGGCGCGTTTTTGGAGCTGGGCTTACCGGTCAGCCTGGCCGACGGCACGCTGGAAGTTTGTTTCGACCAGGGCAGCGGTTTTCAAATCAATTCGGTAAACAATCAAAAGACGTTCATCCAGGAAATCATCCGGCGCGAAAGCGGCTATCGCGTTCGCCTAGTTTGCCGGAAAGACGATGGCAATGCCTTGCAGGAAGCCCGCGCGCGAATGCAGCAGATGGCGGCGCCAGAGGTTTTGGCAGCAGATGTTGCGACGGAGGCGGCTTCAAAAAGTGAAGAATTTACGGTAAACGATGCCGACGGCAAAGTCAAGGCGTCGACCAACAGCGTGGCCAAACCAATCAACGGCGAGGCGCAGAGCCGGCCGGCCATCGCAACCTTGAACGATTTGTATCAAGCGCATCCCGCGGTAAAAAAATTGGTCGAAGCGCTGGATGGTGAATTGATTTAAATTTTAGAGGAGAGAAAATGGGCCGTATCGGCTTTTCAGAAGTGTTGAAACAAGCGCAAAAGCTGCAAGAGCAATTTCAGGAGGTGCAAGAGAGCTTGGTGAACGTGCGCGCCGAAGGCTCAGCCGGCGGCGGCATGGTCACAGCCGTGGCCAACGGCAAGCAGGAAATTTTGCAAATTCGCATCGACAAAACGGCCATCGACCCGAACGACGTCGAGATGCTGGAGGATTTGATCGTCGCCGCGGTGAACCAGGCGCTGTCGAAAGCGCAAGAGCTGGCGAGCGCCGAAATGAGCAAGGCCGCCGGCAACGTTCTCTCCAGTTTGCCCGGCAATTTGAAAATCCCCGGCGTGGAATAATCCGTATTATCTGAAAAGACGCGGCAATGCTTTATACTTCCAACGCGGTCGAAGTCGCCATCGAGGCCTTGACCAAGCTGCCGGGAATCGGTCGCAAATCGGCGCAGCGGCTGGTGTTTTTTCTGCTCAAAATTCCCCGCCCGCAAGTCGAGGCGCTGGCCGCGGCCCTCGTGGCGTTGAAAGAAAAGGTGCGCAGTTGCTCGCGCTGTTTCAACATCACCGAAACCGATCCCTGCCCGATCTGCGCTGATGCGCAGCGCAATAGCCGCGTCATTTGCGTCGTCGAAGAAGCGAACGACGTCTTGGCGCTCGAAAAAACCGGCGAGTATCGCGGCCAGTATCACGTGCTCGGCGGCGCGCTCTCGCCGCTGGACGGCATCGCCCCGGAAAATTTGAAAGTGCGGGAATTGGTCGCGCGTTTGCAGAGTGGCGCCGACGAAGTGATTCTCGCCACCAATCCCACCGCTGAGGGCGAAGCCACCGCCATTTACTTGGCGAATTTACTGCGACCGCTCGGCATGAGACTCAGCCGCATCGCGCGCGGCATCCCGGTTGGCGGCGATTTGGAATATGCCGATGAAGTTACCTTGACGCGCGCGCTGCAGGGGCGGGTACAATGGTAATGAACAGAACCAATTCTCACGTTGTGAGAGTTTAGAAAATACCAAACAAGCAATATCGTTTACCCAGCGCTGAGATGAATTATGGGCCTTCCCAATCAACTCACCGTTTTGCGAATGGCATTGACGCCGCTGGTGGTCTATTTTTTATCGTATGAAACCCTGGCTTCTCGTTGTCTTGCCCTGTTCGTGTTTTTTTTCGCCTCGTTAACCGATTGGTACGACGGCTACGCAGCGCGAAAATTCGGCCGTGTCACCCAATGGGGAAAATTTCTCGACCCCCTCGCCGATAAGGTTTTGGTGATCACCACCTTTTACGTTTTCGTCTCGCTCGGTGTGGTCAAAGCCTGGATGGTGGCCCTCATTGCCATTCGCGATATTCTGATGATGCTGTTGCGCCTTTACGGCGATTGGAAACGCCAACCGGTCGTGACCAGCTTGTCGGCCAAATGGAAAACCGCCGGGCAGATGACGGCGATTTATGTGATTCTGGTTTATTTGATCTTGCACGCGCATTTTTCGGCCCTCGGCGCAAGCCCGGCCTGGCTGGTTTGGCTGCAAGAAAGCGCGGCGCTGGACAAAATGATGCTCGTCGTCACCGGCGTGACGTTCGCCACCGGTGTGCAGTATTTGTTTGAAAATTGGCGGCTCGTGCGCCATTTACTTCTCGCCTGCTTCCGCGTCTTTGTTCCGGGGAATTTGGTGAAATGAATCCCCCGCCGGCGCCCTGGGTTCCACGAGTGCTTGCAACCGCTGGCTTCATCGGGTATTCGCCCGTTGCGCCCGGCACGATGGGGAGCCTCGCCGCCGCCCTTGTTTTTTTCCTTGTTCGTTCTTATCTTTCAACATGGCCCTTTGCCGCCGGTTTGCTGATTTTATTTGCCCTCGCCATCTGGTCGTCGCAACAGATGGTGGCACGCGAGTCAAGGGACTCCGGAAAAATCGATCCGCAGGAAATCGTGATCGATGAAGTCGCCGGCATGATGGTGACGCTGGCGTTCGTGCCGCTTAATCTCAAAACCATCGGCCTCGGTTTTTTGCTCTTTCGGATTTTCGACGTGACCAAGCCTTTTCCCGCCCGCCGTGCGGAAAAACTCCCCGGCGGCTGGGGCATCGTGATGGATGATGTCGTCGCGGGGATTTATGCGAATGTGGTTTTGAGGTTCATTACAGGTTATGCTTTGTAAACCTCGTGCAAATCATGCCAGGTGTTCTAGGAAGTGGCCCATACAGGTTCTTTTTCTATGCCGGTGACCGGGATGAACGACCTCATAAGTTTTGCGATGGTCAATCATCGCACTCCGCCTCAGATGGCTCAATTCATGCGTTGAGAATAACAAAAAAAATTGTTGAGGAAATGGGATGAGTATTTCAACGATTGAAACGCTGTCTATAAGAGCGCAACGATTGGTTATTACCAATGACACCGTAACGCCGGCTTGCAGCCTGCAAATGAAGGCAAGCTGGAAGCTTGCGCGACAAAAAACTTCGCGGTCGTGCCTGCCCTGCCGCAGGCCAGGGATGGTTTTTCCAGAGTAATTGTCATGTCCGTTTGCACACCCATCACGATGAAAATGTAGCGCAGACATCTTGTCTGCATGCAGGCTGGAAGCCTGCGCTACGGCATTTTCGTGGTAATACCATAGCACAAATCCCAAAACGCCATGACCGCAGAAATCATCTCCATCGGCGATGAGTTGCTCATCGGCCAGATCGTCAACACCAACGCGGCGTGGATGAGCCGCCAGCTCAATTTGGCCAACATCCAGGTGCGGCATGCAAGCGTTATTGGCGATGATGCCGAAGAAATTCGGCGCAGCCTCGATCTGGCGCTCTCCCGCGCCGACGTGGTGCTGCTCACCGGCGGCTTGGGGCCGACGCACGATGATGTCACCAAAAAAGCGGTGGCCGAATATTTTGACTCCGCCGAAATGGTGATGGATGAAAAAGTCCTCGCGCACATCAAAGCGCTTTTCCAGCGCCGCAGCCTGCGCCTGACGCCGATCAACGAAGCGCAGGCGCTGGTGCCGAAAAAAGCCGCGGTGTTGTGGAACGATTACGGCACGGCCCCCGGCTTGTTGTTCGAGCGCAACGGTCGCTATTGCGCGGTCATGCCCGGGGTGCCGGTGGAGATGCAGCATATCATGACCGAGCGTGTGCTGCCGTTTTTAAAAAGTAAAACGCAAAACGTAAGCATTCGTCATCGCACGATTCGCACCTTTGGTGTGCCCGAATCGCAACTCTTTGAAAAACTCTCGCCGATTGCCGAATTGGAAAAACTCGGCAAAATCGCGTTTTTGCCCAATTATTCCGCCGTCGATATTCGCATCTCGGTTTATGATCATGACGCGGCAAACGCCGAGCAACGCCTCCGCGCCGCGGAAGAATATATTCTCGCCCGCGCCGGCCAAAACGTCTACGGTTTTGATGACGACACGATGGAAACCGTCATTGGCCGCTTGCTCGTCCAAAAAAAAGCCACACTTGCCGTGGCCGAATCCTGCACCGGCGGTTTGATCGCGCATCGGCTCACCAATATCTCCGGCAGCTCGCAATATTTTGATCGCGGCGTCGTCACCTACAGCAACGCCGCCAAAATGCAAATGCTCGGCGTGCCCGAGGAAATCCTCCAACAGCACGGTGCGGTGAGTGAAGCATGCGCCAAAGCCATGGCCGCCGGTGTGCGCCGGATCAGCGGCGCGACGTACGGCCTTGCCACCACCGGCATCGCCGGCCCCACCGGCGGCACTGAAGAAAAACCGGTTGGCCTGGTTTGGATCGGCGTCGCCACGCCGGAACGCCTGTTCGCGCAAAAATTTTTGTTCTCGAAAGACCGGCACGTTAATAAAGAACGTTTCAGCCAAATGGCGTTGAATTTGTTGTTTCGGGAATTGAAAATTTAAGGAACAAATTGTGCCAACCGTACTGCAAACTGAAGGCTTTCGGTTTTTCTTCTACGCCAAAGACTGTCAAGAACCGATACATGTCCATGTAACGCGCGGCAACGGATTGGCGAAAGTGTGGGTGGAAATTTTAAAGATAGCATCTTCTGTTGGCTTTCGGCCACATGAAGAGAATCGAATTGTAAAGATTATTGCCGATAATCAAGCTTATATCATTATGCGTTGGCGTCAATTTTGTGGAGAGTAATCACATGAACAACCCATTTTTGTGTGCTGTCGCTGCCGGCGTTGATCCGAAAACACGGACCGTAGAAATTACCCTCGATAATGGGAATGTATATCGCTGTTCCCTGGCTGACGTTTCGGATCGTTTACGACTCGTGGATGCTTCGTTGTTAACTGACTGGGAATGGATCGGCCCAAAAGCAGGAATGCATTGGCCTGCTGTTGACGAAGACCTATCGATTGAATACCTCGTTGCGAACGGAGTTTTGTGCAATCAAACAGTTGGAGCTTCTTCGGAATCTGTGCAAGTTGCATAGTTACTCTAAAGCAAAGAATTAAATTTGGGTATCAAATAGGGAGGGAAGATAAGATGGAAATGCTCCGCACGTTCATCGCGCTGGACATGCCGCCGGAAATCAAAACGGCGTTGTCAAAATACGTG
Above is a window of candidate division KSB1 bacterium DNA encoding:
- the dnaX gene encoding DNA polymerase III subunit gamma/tau; its protein translation is MSYLVLARKWRPRQFDEVVAQEHVTRTLENAITQNRLASAYLFTGPRGVGKTTMARLLAKAVNCETGPTVTPCDACSMCQEIADGRSLDVLEIDGASNRGIDEVRNLRENARYSPARGKRKIYIIDEVHMLTEPAFNALLKTLEEPPPHVLFIFATTEVHKVPATILSRCQRFDFRRVPLPEIVEQLRNICAKEGVKIDDASLLLLAKKAEGSMRDSQSLLDQVIAYCGRQVKSEEVAQLFGLIDQEIFFACTEAMAQRDTSKGLALSEKIYTSGYHLGEFLDRLAEHFSNILTTRVTSSTTHLFGLDGYVERYKQAAAQFSELEIMRGIQLITDTQLKLSRVNNPRVMLEMLLLELIQPPAAGTEDAAAPVNETLKKKPQRNSVELPPAAAEPGVSVIPQIAPMAMAAVSNAGGQASPARPRVSLFDLMSSAHKVPVLQAKEAPLPPNTNVTDEKEALQKIQQSWRRVIEQVTTQRISLGAFLELGLPVSLADGTLEVCFDQGSGFQINSVNNQKTFIQEIIRRESGYRVRLVCRKDDGNALQEARARMQQMAAPEVLAADVATEAASKSEEFTVNDADGKVKASTNSVAKPINGEAQSRPAIATLNDLYQAHPAVKKLVEALDGELI
- a CDS encoding YbaB/EbfC family nucleoid-associated protein; its protein translation is MGRIGFSEVLKQAQKLQEQFQEVQESLVNVRAEGSAGGGMVTAVANGKQEILQIRIDKTAIDPNDVEMLEDLIVAAVNQALSKAQELASAEMSKAAGNVLSSLPGNLKIPGVE
- the recR gene encoding recombination mediator RecR → MLYTSNAVEVAIEALTKLPGIGRKSAQRLVFFLLKIPRPQVEALAAALVALKEKVRSCSRCFNITETDPCPICADAQRNSRVICVVEEANDVLALEKTGEYRGQYHVLGGALSPLDGIAPENLKVRELVARLQSGADEVILATNPTAEGEATAIYLANLLRPLGMRLSRIARGIPVGGDLEYADEVTLTRALQGRVQW
- the pgsA gene encoding CDP-diacylglycerol--glycerol-3-phosphate 3-phosphatidyltransferase, producing the protein MGLPNQLTVLRMALTPLVVYFLSYETLASRCLALFVFFFASLTDWYDGYAARKFGRVTQWGKFLDPLADKVLVITTFYVFVSLGVVKAWMVALIAIRDILMMLLRLYGDWKRQPVVTSLSAKWKTAGQMTAIYVILVYLILHAHFSALGASPAWLVWLQESAALDKMMLVVTGVTFATGVQYLFENWRLVRHLLLACFRVFVPGNLVK
- a CDS encoding phosphatidylglycerophosphatase A; this translates as MNPPPAPWVPRVLATAGFIGYSPVAPGTMGSLAAALVFFLVRSYLSTWPFAAGLLILFALAIWSSQQMVARESRDSGKIDPQEIVIDEVAGMMVTLAFVPLNLKTIGLGFLLFRIFDVTKPFPARRAEKLPGGWGIVMDDVVAGIYANVVLRFITGYAL
- a CDS encoding competence/damage-inducible protein A, producing the protein MTAEIISIGDELLIGQIVNTNAAWMSRQLNLANIQVRHASVIGDDAEEIRRSLDLALSRADVVLLTGGLGPTHDDVTKKAVAEYFDSAEMVMDEKVLAHIKALFQRRSLRLTPINEAQALVPKKAAVLWNDYGTAPGLLFERNGRYCAVMPGVPVEMQHIMTERVLPFLKSKTQNVSIRHRTIRTFGVPESQLFEKLSPIAELEKLGKIAFLPNYSAVDIRISVYDHDAANAEQRLRAAEEYILARAGQNVYGFDDDTMETVIGRLLVQKKATLAVAESCTGGLIAHRLTNISGSSQYFDRGVVTYSNAAKMQMLGVPEEILQQHGAVSEACAKAMAAGVRRISGATYGLATTGIAGPTGGTEEKPVGLVWIGVATPERLFAQKFLFSKDRHVNKERFSQMALNLLFRELKI
- a CDS encoding DUF4160 domain-containing protein, coding for MPTVLQTEGFRFFFYAKDCQEPIHVHVTRGNGLAKVWVEILKIASSVGFRPHEENRIVKIIADNQAYIIMRWRQFCGE
- a CDS encoding DUF2442 domain-containing protein yields the protein MNNPFLCAVAAGVDPKTRTVEITLDNGNVYRCSLADVSDRLRLVDASLLTDWEWIGPKAGMHWPAVDEDLSIEYLVANGVLCNQTVGASSESVQVA